One Phaseolus vulgaris cultivar G19833 chromosome 11, P. vulgaris v2.0, whole genome shotgun sequence genomic window carries:
- the LOC137834661 gene encoding uncharacterized protein → MKVEQLFACHRVSEERKVPLATLSFQGNAMYWWTSLERERRLHREPSITYWNDLRGALRRRHIPSYYHRELMDKLQRLQKKNMSVEEYRQKMELYMMRASIREEEETTIARFLSGLSLEIRDRVELLPYQDLNDLVQLCIKVEQQNLRKTSSQKVSPYSSFYPKKEFRREGSTSKEKPKEPTKPFTKETSTPPIRARDVKCFKCYGRGHVQAQCPNQRTLFLKGVDEYTSGEDEPSEREEGGEDERVAPLEGELLMIRRTLNNHPSTSIETQRENIFHTRCNVLENICSLIVDSGSSCNCCSARMVEKLKLQVVPHPKPYKFQWLNENGELHVDKQVEIKFSIGNYKDKVLCDVVPMEACHILLGRPWQFDKKTLHDGLTNEISFTHKYKKFVLSPLPHSQVVKDQIQMKQRE, encoded by the exons atgaaggtagagcaactctttgcttgccatagggtaagtgaggaacgtaaggtacccttagccacccttagtttccaagggaacgccatgtattggtggacctctctcgaaagagaaagacgtcttcatagggaaccttccattacatattggaatgaccttaggggagccctaagacgtcgacatataccttcctactaccatagggagttgatggacaagctccaaagactccaaaagaagaacatgagtgtggaagagtataggcaaaaaatggagctctacatgatgagagcatccattagagaagaggaggaaaccacaatagctaggttccttagtggcctatcacttgagataagagatagagtagagctcttaccttatcaagacttgaatgatttggttcaactttgcattaaagttgagcaacaaaacttgcgcaaaacatcaagtcaaaaggtgagcccctattctagcttttatcccaagaaagagtttagaagggagggtagtacatccaaggaaaaaccaaaagaacctaccaagcccttcaccaaagaaacctcaaccccacccatccgagctagagatgttaagtgtttcaagtgctatggtagggggcatgtgcaagcacaatgtccaaaccaaaggactttgtttcttaaaggtgtagatgagtacactagtggcgaggatgagcctagtgagagagaggaagggggagaggatgagagggtagctccactagagggagaattgcttatgattaggagaaccctcaacaatcaccctagcacatccattgaaacacaaagagagaacatatttcatacaagatgcaatgttttagaaaacatatgctctctcattgtggatagtggatctagttgtaattgttgtagtgctaggatggttgaaaagcttaagctacaagtggttcctcacccaaaaccttacaaatttcaatggcttaatgaaaatggggaactacatgtagacaagcaagtggaaatcaagttttccatagggaactacaaggacaaagttttatgtgatgtagtgcctatggaagcttgtcatattttattagggagaccatggcaatttgataagaaaaccttgcatgatggtctcactaacgaaatttccttcacccataagtataaaaagtttgtacttagtcctttaccacattctcaagtggtaaaagaccaaatacaaatgaagcaaa Gggaatag